gcatctacggaagagatgAGCGTTAGGTTATTCCGTATCTAATTGTATCTAATTTGACTTTATTTGTATTACGCACACATTATAGCCGACCCGCCAGACCCCATTATCACTAGGAGGATTGCACAACATGCATCAACAGCAAAACATAAgttccatattcaaacaaaataaggcCTAAAAAATGCTTAGCCAACATCAACGGTAAAACATAACTTCCTTGACGTTATCCAAGATAACTGAACTCTCCCGGAGCATAGTCGACCAACATTACCATGTGTTGTATGATGCAATTAGATTCAGTGCAGATCAACTACAAAGTTTTACTAATAACCTATGTTAAACGTAATTTAAAACAACTAAAACTTTGTAGCTGTTCTGCACTGAATCTATtttcatcatacaacacatgGTGATGTGTTGGTCGACTATGCTCCGGGTAAATTATCTTGGATAACGTCAAGGAAGTTATGTTTTACTGTTGATGTTGGTTAGGCTTTTTAGGGGAccttattttgtttgaatatgaaTTAGAACTACTAGTCTCATCGGTCTCAGTTAGACACACTTTTGACGTCTGTAGTTTTATTAGattaatgtaattttatttttattatgtttgacaCTATTTGGAAGATTTATAAGATGTTTTCTTTTTGTGTACTATATATATTATTACATTTACATTACACTATTTTGACAGAAATTGAaagttttaaaaatagaaaaatcatgATTATTAACTATTTCAAGCAAATTAATacaccattaaaagcagaatttCACCACGAGCTCGATTCACCATTAGAAGTAGAATACACCATTAAATGCTTCTGTAGGTACATCTCCGGAATACTTTTTTAACacattccgtagatgtacctatggAAGAATTACTGAACTGAAATTCATTGTATTTTCCCACCGTTTACTATATTTTttacgcttccgtagatgcatctacgaaaaaaactatttttaaaaaaaaaagtgttttcggatgtacatctacggaagcaggagatataaataaaaattcaccAGGTAAATGAGAGAATCATGGGATGCATTGAGAAATCCTCTAAAAAAACGTAACTATTCCTAcgttatatttctcttgtataatatttttatttaatttaattaaattaaatatatttttaatttctaaataatATTTGGActcaaatttttgttttattttaaaaaatcaacttggtttttaaatttttttttttgtattttgattcTTTATATTATAACCATGTAGCACCGACACTTCAGAAAAATGTGTGTCAGTAGGGGTGTGCATGGGTCGGTTTGGGTTGAATTTAGCCAAAACCATAACCCGACTTGTACATGGTATACTGGTTTGGGTAAGGTAAAATAATCACCCACATTATCATTGGGCTGGTTTGGGTAAAACCACAAATTTGTGGGTAGGATTGGGTTGGATAGTGGGTTacccaatttttttttcttatatagtTATTAATGATAtgtcacattttttttaataaatagtttaagaTACTActgcttttttttaaaatatcaaatgtcTAAATGTACAATGAAAtttattataaacatatatttgtaaaaacCAAAGTTACATTACAGTAAAATCTAGAATTGCATAAAATACTTGCAACTTGCTAGAAttagcatcaaaataatcaaagtgTGGCATCCTAAAGAAAGTTAAAATCATTCCTTACTAAATAAAAGATGTTCAAAAGGTTGAAATTGAAGCGAgtaaaattaaaaacatcaaagtcatcacttgtcaaattacaaaaaaagagaaaaaatagtcaCTCAATAACTCATGCGTTTTGTGGGTTGGGTGTGAGTTTACCCATAACCCAATTATTTTGAATGGGTTTTCATTTTTTGTAAACCGTATTCACCCAATAACCCGACCCAACCCACTTTTTTAGGTCGGTTTAGGTGGGTTTTAATGGGTTTGTTGGGTTTACCCAACCAGTGTCAGTATCGAACATGTGCACTGACATTTGTgattacattttatttatttatttttttcaaattattattgatctcgTTGTATCAGTTTTGGAGTCTTTTTAACGTGTTCGTGCTTCATAGTATTATAAACATTAAATAGTTCAATTTTTAATGTTTGTAATTTAAGAGACTAGATTgtcaaatattaataaaatgtcaaatttttgtaaatttttaagaggtcaaaatatctaaaaagaacaaataattttttttaaatcatatcAATTGTTAGAATATTATTATATAGATGAAACAAAGTCAATAACTTCaaccaaaaaaaaacatttttttaataattatttcagttaacaattatttaatttataaaaaaaatacaataaaatgcgAAACAAAGTATTTCCTGAAGATAATTGTTTGTGCAATAAGAAGAAATGGGACATGCCATATAACAATATTAAGCTAGTCTAGAAATTctattaataaaataagttacgGTTTACTTGCAAaccaattttgattaaaaaaaactgGTTTGAATCAGTTTTGAACCAAATTGAAACCATTTTACATTCTTaaacttttttattaaaaatggttTGGCTTTTAAATTAAAACCAATCAAATGGATCGGTTCTTGTAATTTGGTAGCCATGCACACCCCTTGCATTACTCATTCAACCATGGTATCAATGTTTGTGCCTCATGCTTTCGCTGGTCAAGAACCTGAGTGATTgaggaattttttttgaaaatttcattgGCTAAAGACAATGTCTCAAAAGTGTTGATACAACTGATAGCCAACACCCTAGCTAGAGAATTCAGTGAAGTGTATAGAAATGACAGGAAAATAAGCATAAAATGATTGATTTCACATTAATGGCTATAGTTACAACTGCCAAAAGGAACTTTCTGTTATCGCCATTTGTGGATAGTACAATCTACTAATAACTCTTGACAAACTCCAAGAATTAAAAGCAGAACCTGTTTCAACTGTTTGGGGAAAATTTCTGGCATCATTGATTAATTCAAAGTTTCAAACACATAAGTTTTAGCTTGATCTTCTTCCATTTGCATTCTGCCCTTTGGTATCAGATACCGAACCCTGGCTAAGATAGCTTGACCTTTTCTTTCTGTGAACATTCCAAGAAAATACATGCTCCTTCAAACCACTTCCTCCAACGTCCACCTTTTCATGTTTATGAGAACTAATTTCTTCATGTTTTAGTCTCTTACAGGCAGGGGTCGCATTGAAAGTATCTTCACTTGATCTCTCATTTTCAACGGTGTTGCTTAACTCTAACAACCTTTCTTCTGCCGCAGTGTCATCACTCGTTTGTGTATGGCTGTCAGCAGGGAGGTggtttcttctttttcctttggCTGAAAGCCTGGATATATCTTGTCCATTTTCCACAGCCTTCATCCATTGAAGATCGCTTAACGTATCTGCATATACCACTTCTTTTCTTTTCCGCTTTCCGGTAATACCACTGCTGTCAAAAGCTTTGACCTTATCATCCTTATTTACTGCAGAATATACCCAATCTGGAAGTTCATGCTCTGTCATGAGACGAGATCTGTAATTCTCCTTTTGTCTTCTATCTTCGTCCATTCTCTCAAACAGCCAAAATTCCTCATCGGATCGGGCTGCAAGGCGGTTAATCTCTCTCTCACTTGGCACGTCTGTTCCAAGTGAGCTACTACCTCTACGCATAATCTCCTCCAACATTTCTCTCCTGTCCTGAGCTGCACAAATAAAAATaccatatattaattaattttttaatagtttatttTCAGCGAGATCTAGGAAGCAAAACACGGGAGATTGAAATGGCGGAAGGGTATGTTCAAAGTTGAACACAAACATCTTTTCTAATGCTCAAAATCAGATAGGGATTCAAATGCAATTAGGAATTCAATATTCATCTCCACAACCTTATTATTCAAACATTGCTCAGAGTATGAGAACAAACCTGTTGATGTTGTGTTGAAAAGGCCTGCCTGGATGACTTTGGCATCAATCCCCATCTTTTGTTTAGCACGTTCTAAAATCACCTCTTCAACTGATCCCACACTAACTAACACAAAAACTCTAACTTCCTTTTTTTGTCCAATGCGATGGGCTCGATCTTCAGCTTGTTGATCCATTTGTGGGTTCCAATCACTGTCAAAGATTATAACTGTATCTGCTGTTTGCAAGTTTAAACCAAGTCCTCCGGCACGAGTGCTCAAGAGAAACATAAAGTATGGAGAGTCGGgagcattgaatttctttagaaggGAACCTCTTTCCTCAGTTTTTGTTGAGCCGTCAAGTCTAAGAAATTTATAATCATGAAGTTGAAGATAAACTTCAAGAATGTCCATGAGACGAGTCATTTGTGAGAAAAGGAGGACTCTATGTCCAGCTCTACGAAGTTTTGGAAGCAAGCGGTCAAGAAGTTCAAATTTCCCTGATGCTCTGACAATCTCCTCCTTACGATTATATATATCATAGTTTCCCACAAAGAGGTAGGGATGGTTACAACACTTCCTGAGTTGCATTGTCAAGTTCTGTAGACTCTTTGATTTTCCACAACCTGCAGATTATTCTCTATTTAGTAAAGAGTTTGTAACTGAAGTTCTCAAGAAATCAGTTAAGCATACAAGGATGTATAAGCCAACATTACAGAGGCGGGTTTTTTTTGGGGGGTGGGGGGGCAGTGAACTTTTTCTGTGGATGAAAGTAAGGtaaaattagaaattaaatttttatcgAACAAAAGAATCTTATTCAACCAAATTATCACAATGTTATAGCTAGTAAAATGTTGAAAAATACCAGGAAAAAATTTCCCTCCCGAAAGACGGAAGGAAATCTGTTCCAAACATAGAACATATCAATAACATTAATATCCAACTGAATGGGAAAAAATTGATTTACTTTCTAAAGATGGGAGAACTGATATACTTCTATACAACTAGAGTAAGGTTTTTTTAGTTTTGAGAACTAAGACCAACTAACAATGGGGTGGGAGGGGAATAGACAAATATCTTTGGCAGATGTAGgccaatattaaaataaaaagtagTCAGGTTAAACATATGTTTGTGAATTAAAGTTTAAGAGAAAAGTGTGTATTATGGGATAACCGGGAGGCGTTTGAGATACAAACCATTGTCTAACCCAACTCTGCCTACGTCAGTCACTTGTTGATAATATACTTTCTGCCAGGCTGACATGTCACATTTCAGTATGACCTGAGATTTCCCCGGAAGAAACTTTtctacctcagcctttttccttCTCAGTATGAAGGGCCTTATGACCTATAAAAGAGGGAATTCTTTCAATTAGAAAGACATTGATAAGAGCAAGAGAATAAGAAACAAGAGAGAAACTCACCTGATGCAGACGGCGAATAATCAATAACTGTTCTTCATCTGTTAAGGATACATCAACTCGATCTGCAAAGGGGGCATTAAACCAGTCCTCGAAATTCTGAACCGAATTGAAAATGCTTGGGAGGAGAAAATTGAGCAGGGACCACAATTCCTGCAGGCTGTTCTGAATTGGGGTACCGGTCAACAGAAGTCTTCGCTCAATGTGATAGCTGcataaaagaaaattttgaatcagacgattttcaaaaacaaaattgcCAAACTCTAATGCATTTATATTAATGGAAGTTAGTATAATCTAATGaaaattataagaaaaacagAAATTCAGCAAGAGATATTATTGAATGTAAACAGCATTAGACGGAATACAGTAGTGATGTAGCAGACCCAAAAAATAATTCTGAGTGAAATTCTAATAAGAGAGTTAGGTAACAACACTTAAGTTTTGACTAACCAACTTATCCAAAAACACAGGCTGAATAACCATCCTATATGCCATGGTCTCAAAGTTTAGTTTTAGGGTGGGTTGAGGTTGTAGTGAGCCTAAACAACCCATGCATGTCCCTTTAACAGGGACAAGATTAGGGGATTAAATCAAACTTCAGTATATGATGTACAAATTTTGGAGGGACAATGGAGGAAGGTCTCAAAAAAGTGAGCTTGGTCTCAGAGGGTCTGAAAAAAGATCTAAAAACAAAGAGATGGTCCAAAGAGAGATAATGAAGGCCTCAAGAAAAAGATCTAAAAACAAAGAGATGGTCCAAAGAGAGATAATGAAGGCCTCAAGAAAAAGATTGTAAAACAGAGAGAAGATGGAGAGAATGACATAAATGTCAAAGAAATGAAGGGGATCCTGCCTCTATTCATTTCTTTGCTCAAGAGGGAAGGAAATTTTGGGTGGCCCCACATCGACTTTTATCACCATTATATTTCCTCTTTAAATATACCCAAACAAACATATTGTCAGGGTCCTCAGGGAagtgaacataaacattagtataACAGCAATACTAACAAACATAATTAAAATTACCATAACACCAATGCTGGCCATACCTAGAGTCCAGGGTTCTTGCTAGAGCACACTCATGATTTTTCAATCGATgcccttcatcaacaatcaagtATTTCCAATAGATTTTCTTCAGAAATGCTTTATCTCTCATTATAAGATCATAATGTGTTATCAGAACATGAAATTTTCCCTCCCTTGAGAGCTCTTCCCTTATTGCTTTTCTCTCATCCATCCGTCCATCGTATAGAACAGCTGTAATGCTGAGCCACAGCGAAAATGAATAAGTGATTAGAAGGTGAATATAATATGCGGAATCCATTACCTTCTCCCAACCAAGAGAACAGGTTAGgaaataatttttcaatatctaaCCTGGACATACCTAGGAGCCCATGTTGAGAACTCGCTGACCCAATTTGGCAGAACAGCCTTTGGAGCCACAATCAAAAAAGGGCCAGTCACACCCTTGTATTCCAAAAGATAAGCTATCAATGAAATGGTTTGTATTGTCTTTCCAAGCCCCATTTCATCAGCCAAAATTCCATTTAAGTTGTTATTAAACAAAGAAAGCATCCACTGGAGCCCTTCTATCTGGTATGGTCTTAATTCTCCACCTTGAAGAGTAGATGGTTGCTCAGTTACCTATAAACAATTACAATGTACTACAAGTTAGTTAGAATTACAACAAGCTACCCTAACCCCTATTCTAATTAGAATTCCAGTGCAGCACAATTTTCAAGTATTTCTAGTGTATGAAAGAATGGTAATAAAGTTAATCACTTAATCCTACCTTTTCTTGAATGGAATGTATGGCAGAATTGTATTGCCGCTGGCCTTCAAGTAAATCACTACTGTCATCATTATGATCAGAATCCATTAAATCCACATCTTCATCAAGAGGCGATTCCTTAGAAATTCCATCCTTCAAAGTATCTGACTGTGGTAAACAAGCCTCTGAATTTTCCAAGGGTTCAATACCATTTGATTGTTTGGAGTCTCTTTGACGCTGAACCGCTGCTCCCAAATTTACAAGCAGTTTATTTGTTTCTTCGAGAAGCAAAGTTAATCTTTCATTCTTACTCTCTTTCACCATTCTCATGTAAGCTTCCTGATCATCAGCCTTTAAAGCTTGGAATCTCAACTTCTCTGCCCGAGTTGCCCGTTGTCTTTGCTTTCCATGCCATGCCTGCAATATTATTTATGAGAATTCGTAATCCACATCAAGCCATCCAACGTTACTTAAATTATCTTTCAACTTAAAAGAATGGGCAAATTTGAcatttaaaataacataaatctTTAATGTTTACTAAAGAAAGACAGTAACAAATTCAAAAACATGTTTAACATAGCAACATattttgaaaatcaatgaagTTTTTGTTCTTGTATATCCTATATTATGGAATGCACATGCACACTCTGAACAAACTCCTGGCGATATATCTAATTATCGTAAGAGTAGTTCGCAAAATTACTTTGTAATAGGCCAAAGTTGTACAGCAAGTGTACATTTTAGTTTCCCATATAAACATACatgttttcaaacaaatgaaAGATATATGAAGAAATAGATGACCTGGACAGCATCATTCCTCTGTTTTCTTCTCTTCAATGAACTTTGGATTTGTAACTGGAACTCACGGACAGCATTGAGTATTTCTGCAAAAAATCTTCTTGTTCTGGTCTCTGTTTGACTTTTTGCTTGCTCTTCTAATCTAGATAGTCTCTGCGATTGAAGTTCTATATGAgataaaaattataaacaaatttcATTTCATGCTCATTAACTCCTTGGATCAACGAAGCAAAGCCTCATCGTCGATATATGCAAACCATAACCGATAATATCATAACAGGAAAACTGATTTAAACCAAACGGGGAAGAGGGGCATTGATCAGTGAAATAAAAAATCACCTCCGTGTCCCGCTTCTTCCTTATTTGATCATCAGCAGCATCAATGGCAAATGGATCTCCAACACCATAAGGAGGACGCCGCAACCGCATCATGCCCCAGTCAAATAATTGTTTGTCGGGATATGCACATTTAACATTAAGCGAATACTCAGAGCTCACTTCCATCCTAACCTTCCCCTGCAACTCCGCCAGCTGTCAAAACAAAAGTCATTGCCAACAAGGACATGTTTCTTGTCATTCCTCAGTTTTAATTTGGCCCACAAGCAGGCAGACacgaatataaaaattaatagttTCATCAGCAGAAACCGTTCTTCGCAATATACCA
This window of the Vicia villosa cultivar HV-30 ecotype Madison, WI unplaced genomic scaffold, Vvil1.0 ctg.001936F_1_1, whole genome shotgun sequence genome carries:
- the LOC131637171 gene encoding probable ATP-dependent DNA helicase CHR12, whose translation is MEQALIGALNYVSRNLPLPPELFNTVSSICYGSEPKPSPLNSSDDGNNSTQDEDLLTELQDALSKQRPNCDSSSKLNKAIKIRSLTRIQHRLTQLEGLPSRLGDDLQTRCLLELYGLKLAELQGKVRMEVSSEYSLNVKCAYPDKQLFDWGMMRLRRPPYGVGDPFAIDAADDQIRKKRDTERLSRLEEQAKSQTETRTRRFFAEILNAVREFQLQIQSSLKRRKQRNDAVQAWHGKQRQRATRAEKLRFQALKADDQEAYMRMVKESKNERLTLLLEETNKLLVNLGAAVQRQRDSKQSNGIEPLENSEACLPQSDTLKDGISKESPLDEDVDLMDSDHNDDSSDLLEGQRQYNSAIHSIQEKVTEQPSTLQGGELRPYQIEGLQWMLSLFNNNLNGILADEMGLGKTIQTISLIAYLLEYKGVTGPFLIVAPKAVLPNWVSEFSTWAPSITAVLYDGRMDERKAIREELSREGKFHVLITHYDLIMRDKAFLKKIYWKYLIVDEGHRLKNHECALARTLDSSYHIERRLLLTGTPIQNSLQELWSLLNFLLPSIFNSVQNFEDWFNAPFADRVDVSLTDEEQLLIIRRLHQVIRPFILRRKKAEVEKFLPGKSQVILKCDMSAWQKVYYQQVTDVGRVGLDNGCGKSKSLQNLTMQLRKCCNHPYLFVGNYDIYNRKEEIVRASGKFELLDRLLPKLRRAGHRVLLFSQMTRLMDILEVYLQLHDYKFLRLDGSTKTEERGSLLKKFNAPDSPYFMFLLSTRAGGLGLNLQTADTVIIFDSDWNPQMDQQAEDRAHRIGQKKEVRVFVLVSVGSVEEVILERAKQKMGIDAKVIQAGLFNTTSTAQDRREMLEEIMRRGSSSLGTDVPSEREINRLAARSDEEFWLFERMDEDRRQKENYRSRLMTEHELPDWVYSAVNKDDKVKAFDSSGITGKRKRKEVVYADTLSDLQWMKAVENGQDISRLSAKGKRRNHLPADSHTQTSDDTAAEERLLELSNTVENERSSEDTFNATPACKRLKHEEISSHKHEKVDVGGSGLKEHVFSWNVHRKKRSSYLSQGSVSDTKGQNANGRRSS